A single window of Streptomyces aquilus DNA harbors:
- a CDS encoding class I SAM-dependent methyltransferase encodes MTTAPAKPRELRDFYEDPAVPVASGTPRSLRQARMLATALGTRPAQTILDIGCGDGTAAATAAPLLPGHHLVGVDWSQDALRRARTRIPCAVRGELTGGGLPFGSGSVDAVLFSEVVEHLVDPDAAMDEIRRVLRPGGHLMLSTPNLAAWYNRALLLAGIQPVFSEVSLRAIHGRPGHEVVGHLRLYTARALREFVAAAGFTVVRLEGAPFHGVPRPLRPLDRLACRRPSLASILLLHARKT; translated from the coding sequence ATGACCACCGCCCCGGCCAAGCCCCGTGAACTGCGCGACTTCTACGAGGACCCCGCCGTCCCGGTCGCCTCCGGCACCCCGCGCAGCCTCCGCCAGGCCCGCATGCTGGCGACGGCACTCGGGACGCGTCCCGCGCAGACGATCCTGGACATCGGCTGCGGCGACGGAACGGCCGCGGCCACCGCCGCGCCCCTGCTCCCCGGCCACCATCTCGTCGGCGTCGACTGGTCCCAGGACGCCCTGCGCCGTGCCCGGACCCGGATCCCGTGCGCCGTGCGCGGTGAACTCACCGGCGGGGGGCTGCCGTTCGGTTCCGGCTCGGTCGATGCCGTGCTGTTCAGCGAGGTCGTCGAGCATCTCGTGGACCCGGACGCGGCGATGGACGAGATCCGGCGGGTGCTGCGCCCGGGCGGCCATCTCATGCTGTCCACCCCGAACTTGGCCGCCTGGTACAACCGCGCCCTGCTGCTGGCCGGAATCCAGCCGGTGTTCTCCGAGGTGAGCCTGCGGGCGATCCACGGGCGTCCGGGACACGAGGTCGTGGGGCATCTGCGGCTCTACACCGCCCGCGCGCTGCGCGAGTTCGTGGCCGCGGCCGGCTTCACCGTCGTACGGCTGGAAGGGGCACCCTTCCACGGCGTACCGCGTCCGCTGCGGCCGTTGGACCGGCTGGCGTGTCGCAGACCGTCGCTCGCTTCGATCCTGTTGTTGCACGCGCGGAAGACCTAG
- a CDS encoding FkbM family methyltransferase encodes MTLAARIAPLLPDRLVAAVARAVYPRFEPELARLPELCPEGCGTAVDVGGWYGPWTRRLAGRARRVVTVEPVPRLARLLAATAPPNVRVVQAAAAERPGTARLWLPPDDTGERGVSSLVRRDIHQRALPVGCVTLDELGLKDVGFMKVDVDGSELAVLRGATGILARDRPALFVELESRIQPIGPVVTYLALLDYEGWVLPGDTWVPLRSFPLEAHQEGASYVVSHGLLRRVLPFRGPRYVNSVLFLPDGRRPAGPVGDHGTHALRKAPRRPRQPLRPR; translated from the coding sequence ATGACGCTGGCCGCGAGGATCGCCCCGCTGCTGCCCGACCGGCTGGTGGCCGCCGTCGCCCGGGCGGTGTATCCGCGCTTCGAACCGGAGCTGGCCCGGCTGCCCGAGCTGTGCCCGGAAGGGTGCGGCACGGCCGTGGACGTCGGCGGCTGGTACGGCCCCTGGACGCGCCGCCTCGCGGGGCGGGCCCGCCGGGTGGTGACCGTGGAGCCGGTGCCGCGGCTGGCCCGGCTGCTCGCCGCCACCGCCCCGCCCAACGTCCGGGTCGTGCAGGCCGCCGCGGCTGAGCGCCCCGGCACCGCCCGGCTGTGGCTGCCCCCGGACGACACGGGCGAGCGCGGAGTGTCCTCGCTGGTCCGCCGGGACATCCACCAGCGGGCGCTGCCCGTCGGCTGTGTCACCCTCGACGAACTCGGCCTGAAGGACGTCGGGTTCATGAAGGTCGACGTCGACGGCAGCGAGCTGGCGGTGCTGCGCGGCGCGACCGGCATCCTGGCCCGCGACCGCCCGGCGCTCTTCGTCGAGCTGGAGTCCCGCATCCAGCCGATCGGGCCGGTGGTGACGTATCTGGCGCTGCTGGACTACGAGGGCTGGGTGCTGCCGGGCGACACCTGGGTGCCGCTGCGCTCCTTCCCGCTGGAGGCCCACCAGGAGGGTGCCTCGTACGTCGTCTCGCACGGTCTGCTGCGGCGCGTGCTGCCGTTCCGGGGGCCGCGGTACGTCAACTCGGTCCTGTTTCTCCCGGACGGCCGCCGTCCTGCCGGTCCGGTCGGCGACCATGGGACGCATGCCCTCCGCAAAGCCCCCCGCCGGCCCCGCCAGCCCCTTCGGCCCCGCTGA
- a CDS encoding ATP-grasp domain-containing protein yields the protein MPRVALVTYDPRPEPSRDRDLPVLVDVLRAAGADAEAVFWDDADVDWGGYDLVLIRSTWDYSWRAAEFTAWAERVGKVTRLANPADVVRWNSDKRYLGELAAAGVPTVPTSYLAPGDAVELPGDHEYVVKPTSGAGARYAARYTAEQHDTAVRHVERMHAEGFTAMIQPYMRGIDAAGERALQFFGGRLLHASRKRAVLAPGTAFDADKVAHPGLEPWTATPAELDVAERALAAVPDAPELLYARVDLVDGDDGAPVVMELELVEPNLFLFLHPRSLPRVVEAVLGAAGAPDATPGRP from the coding sequence GTGCCCCGAGTCGCCCTCGTCACCTACGACCCCCGTCCCGAGCCCTCCCGCGACCGTGACCTGCCCGTGCTGGTGGACGTGCTGCGGGCCGCCGGGGCCGATGCGGAGGCCGTGTTCTGGGACGACGCCGACGTCGACTGGGGCGGTTACGACCTCGTCCTCATCAGGTCGACCTGGGACTACAGCTGGCGGGCCGCCGAGTTCACGGCGTGGGCCGAGCGGGTCGGCAAGGTGACCCGGCTCGCCAATCCCGCCGACGTCGTGCGCTGGAACAGCGACAAGCGGTACCTGGGGGAGCTGGCGGCGGCCGGCGTGCCGACCGTGCCCACCTCGTACCTCGCTCCGGGTGACGCGGTCGAGCTGCCGGGTGATCACGAGTACGTCGTGAAGCCGACGTCCGGCGCCGGGGCGCGGTATGCGGCGCGGTACACGGCCGAGCAGCACGACACGGCCGTACGGCATGTCGAGCGCATGCACGCGGAGGGGTTCACCGCGATGATCCAGCCGTACATGCGCGGCATCGACGCCGCCGGGGAGCGGGCGTTGCAGTTCTTCGGCGGGCGGCTGCTGCACGCCAGCCGGAAGCGGGCCGTCCTCGCGCCCGGCACGGCCTTCGACGCGGACAAGGTCGCCCACCCGGGCCTGGAGCCGTGGACGGCGACCCCGGCCGAGCTGGACGTCGCCGAGCGTGCCCTGGCCGCCGTACCGGACGCTCCGGAGCTGCTGTACGCGCGCGTGGACCTGGTGGACGGGGACGACGGGGCGCCGGTGGTGATGGAGCTGGAGCTGGTCGAGCCGAACCTCTTCCTGTTCCTGCACCCGCGGTCGCTGCCGCGGGTGGTGGAGGCGGTGCTGGGGGCGGCCGGGGCGCCGGACGCGACCCCTGGTCGCCCGTAG
- a CDS encoding alpha-(1->3)-arabinofuranosyltransferase domain-containing protein yields MTTSTVQAPPPAAVPSTARMSGPPEGPRSRRWLVGFWAVVFVLLLAVHPGRQTFDTKLGVTVDPGRFFDDLGQLWQDQGSFGGISDQYTGYLWPMLPFYWLADAVRLPVWLAERLWLSLIVSVAFWGALRLAERLRVGSPSSRLLAALAYALWPVFTIVIGSTSAAALPGAFLPWVLLPLTDERYSARVAAVRSVLVVPFMGGVNAAATLASLLPVGLYLLTRSPGPRQRKLLAWWISGVVLATAWWWIPLLLLGVYGENFLPYVESAQTTTETMSATEALRGAGNWVAYLHFGEAWLPAGWTVASSVIVIVCSALAAGLGLAGLARRDLPERRWLTLTVIVAALILLAGYGGGFGAPFHGVVRDWLNGGLAPFRNIYKFQTGLALALVLGLAHLVGVAAETRGARPVRGRRFAPLVAAVLILPGLMWPYLNGSILNPGSFQEIPKYWKSTATWLEKFSPDSRALVVPATAHGIYTWGSTIDQPLDVVAKSRWAQRDYVPFGTAGNRRAMDAVEDALTSGGEVPGLADFLARSGIRYVVVRNDLDPDQIGYVPTTVVKRTLEQSGYKRVIGYGPIMTGGRIVHDAPLAVEGLYPRQRAVEIYMPPDGTPNPGHAGLLPVADTATVSGGPESLLPLAAELRGRATVLTGDNHPGLGTPPLQITGDGLRRADTRFGLVNSNTSYTYTSGERNAPDASEDAGEKPHQILPAKGLDHQTVAQLRGASSVTASSYGNWLFHLPQFDPVNAFDGNPDTAWVEGSLGSADGQWLRIGFTDDAYDMPSSFKVTPLPQESVRAAPTEVRVETENGSRTSFLRPDGMTQSVKAPTGPTSWMKLTILDSVERRSGLLGAGFSEIDLPDVQVTRLLRLPTDAEDTDAGADLISLHRAADGTEAGLHRRFSTATAGTYEVKASATTVPGTELDKLLYEVAPDQDNRIVATADSTAALGTGLSARNLTDGDLTTAWIAGDRPTIHLGWDGKQPVSELVLAPAGGLATRPTQVAISSPDGSTTAGVDENGWVRFPAITTDRLDITITETAPVTLYNPVVDENLRLPVGLTEAYIPSLDQYRTPQPRDTRKFSLPCGEGPVVSVDGELYRTSVKGTVADLRERRPVSVTLCQEGRPDSELELSAGAHRVEGGDAGPLTLTDLTLTRGTVTEPTPAGRDLKIDDWLGDRREVTVGSGAATYLTTYENYNDGWKATLNGKELSSVRLDGWQQGWRIPAGAGGAVKLSYEPAVTYDGALIGSGVALLLLLGLALWRRRAPNPDEPQPVAPPPGLWLGTVALTVVGVVIAGWFALLVPALALLAHRRRAWLVPIAFAALAGAGIAAATGAGEPVAAGEGAFGRAAQLLALIGLFAAVVSVREPDDESDGESEAPTRVLPRVEGGEKA; encoded by the coding sequence ATGACGACATCCACGGTCCAGGCCCCTCCTCCGGCCGCCGTCCCCTCCACCGCGCGCATGTCGGGCCCGCCGGAGGGCCCGCGGTCACGTCGGTGGCTGGTGGGGTTCTGGGCCGTGGTGTTCGTGCTGTTGCTGGCGGTGCATCCGGGGCGGCAGACCTTCGACACCAAGCTGGGTGTGACCGTCGACCCGGGGCGGTTCTTCGACGATCTCGGGCAGCTGTGGCAGGACCAGGGGTCCTTCGGCGGGATCTCCGACCAGTACACCGGCTATCTGTGGCCGATGCTGCCGTTCTACTGGCTGGCCGACGCCGTACGGCTGCCGGTGTGGCTGGCGGAGCGGCTGTGGCTGTCGCTGATCGTGTCGGTCGCCTTCTGGGGCGCGCTGCGGCTCGCGGAGCGGCTGCGGGTCGGGAGCCCGTCCTCCCGGCTGCTCGCCGCGCTCGCGTACGCCCTGTGGCCGGTCTTCACCATCGTCATCGGGTCGACGTCCGCCGCCGCGCTGCCCGGCGCGTTCCTGCCCTGGGTGCTGCTGCCGTTGACGGACGAGCGGTACAGCGCGCGGGTCGCCGCCGTGCGGTCGGTGCTGGTCGTCCCCTTCATGGGCGGGGTGAACGCGGCCGCCACCCTCGCCTCGCTGCTGCCGGTCGGCTTGTATCTGCTCACCCGGTCCCCCGGCCCCCGGCAGAGAAAGCTGCTCGCCTGGTGGATATCCGGGGTGGTCCTGGCGACCGCCTGGTGGTGGATCCCGCTGCTGCTGCTCGGCGTCTACGGGGAGAACTTCCTGCCGTACGTCGAGAGCGCGCAGACCACCACCGAGACCATGTCGGCGACGGAGGCGCTGCGCGGCGCCGGGAACTGGGTCGCCTATCTGCACTTCGGTGAGGCGTGGCTGCCGGCCGGGTGGACGGTCGCGTCGTCGGTGATCGTGATCGTGTGCTCGGCGCTGGCCGCCGGGCTCGGGCTCGCGGGCCTGGCGCGACGGGATCTGCCGGAGCGGCGCTGGCTGACGCTGACGGTGATCGTGGCCGCGCTGATCCTGCTCGCCGGGTACGGCGGCGGGTTCGGGGCGCCCTTCCACGGGGTCGTCCGGGACTGGCTGAACGGGGGGCTCGCGCCCTTCCGGAACATCTACAAGTTCCAGACGGGGCTCGCGCTGGCCCTGGTGCTGGGGCTCGCCCATCTCGTCGGGGTCGCCGCCGAGACACGCGGGGCGCGGCCGGTGCGGGGGCGGCGGTTCGCCCCGCTGGTCGCCGCCGTGCTGATCCTGCCGGGTCTGATGTGGCCGTATCTCAACGGGTCGATCCTGAACCCGGGTTCCTTCCAGGAGATCCCCAAGTACTGGAAGTCGACGGCGACTTGGCTGGAGAAGTTCTCCCCCGACTCCCGTGCGCTCGTCGTCCCGGCGACCGCGCACGGCATCTACACCTGGGGCTCGACCATCGACCAGCCCCTCGACGTGGTCGCCAAGTCCCGCTGGGCGCAACGCGATTACGTCCCGTTCGGCACGGCCGGCAACCGGCGGGCCATGGACGCCGTGGAGGACGCCCTGACCAGCGGGGGTGAAGTCCCCGGGCTCGCGGACTTCCTGGCCCGCTCCGGCATCCGGTACGTCGTCGTCCGCAACGACCTCGACCCCGACCAGATCGGCTATGTGCCGACGACCGTCGTCAAGCGGACCCTGGAGCAGTCCGGGTACAAGCGGGTCATCGGCTACGGGCCGATCATGACCGGCGGCCGGATCGTGCACGACGCGCCGCTCGCCGTCGAGGGGCTGTACCCCAGGCAGCGGGCGGTGGAGATCTACATGCCGCCCGACGGCACCCCGAACCCCGGGCACGCCGGACTGCTGCCGGTCGCGGACACCGCCACCGTCTCCGGCGGCCCCGAGTCGCTGCTGCCGCTGGCCGCCGAGCTGCGCGGCCGGGCGACGGTCCTGACCGGCGACAACCACCCCGGGCTCGGCACGCCCCCGCTCCAGATCACCGGCGACGGACTGCGCCGCGCCGACACCCGCTTCGGCCTGGTCAACTCCAACACGTCGTACACGTACACCAGTGGCGAGCGCAACGCGCCGGACGCCTCCGAGGACGCCGGGGAGAAACCGCACCAGATCCTGCCGGCCAAGGGCCTCGACCATCAGACGGTCGCCCAACTGCGCGGCGCGAGCTCGGTGACGGCGTCCTCGTACGGCAACTGGCTGTTCCACCTCCCGCAGTTCGACCCCGTCAACGCCTTCGACGGCAACCCCGACACCGCGTGGGTGGAGGGCTCGCTGGGCTCGGCGGACGGGCAGTGGCTGCGGATCGGGTTCACGGACGACGCGTACGACATGCCGTCGTCGTTCAAGGTGACGCCGTTGCCGCAGGAGAGCGTGCGCGCGGCACCGACCGAGGTGCGGGTGGAGACCGAGAACGGCTCGCGGACCAGCTTCCTGCGCCCCGACGGCATGACGCAGAGCGTCAAGGCGCCGACCGGGCCGACGAGTTGGATGAAGCTGACCATCCTCGACTCCGTCGAACGCCGCTCCGGGCTGCTGGGCGCGGGCTTCTCCGAGATCGACCTGCCGGACGTCCAGGTGACCCGACTCCTCCGGCTGCCCACCGACGCCGAGGACACCGACGCGGGCGCGGACCTCATCTCCCTGCACCGGGCGGCCGACGGCACGGAGGCCGGCCTGCACCGCCGCTTCTCGACGGCCACGGCGGGGACGTACGAGGTGAAGGCGAGCGCGACCACCGTGCCGGGCACGGAGCTCGACAAGCTGCTGTACGAGGTCGCCCCCGACCAGGACAACCGCATCGTCGCCACCGCCGACTCCACCGCCGCCCTCGGCACCGGCCTGTCGGCCCGCAACCTCACCGACGGCGACCTGACCACGGCGTGGATCGCGGGCGACCGCCCCACCATCCATCTCGGCTGGGACGGAAAACAGCCGGTCAGCGAACTGGTCCTGGCCCCCGCCGGAGGCCTCGCGACCCGCCCCACCCAGGTCGCCATCAGCTCCCCCGACGGCTCGACGACCGCCGGAGTCGACGAGAACGGCTGGGTCCGCTTCCCGGCCATCACCACCGACCGCCTCGACATCACCATCACCGAGACGGCCCCGGTCACCCTCTACAACCCGGTCGTCGACGAGAACCTGCGCCTCCCGGTGGGCCTGACCGAGGCCTACATCCCGTCCCTCGACCAGTACCGCACGCCCCAGCCGCGCGACACCCGGAAGTTCTCCTTGCCGTGCGGCGAGGGACCGGTGGTCTCGGTGGACGGCGAGCTGTACCGGACGAGCGTGAAGGGCACGGTGGCGGACCTGCGCGAGCGCCGCCCGGTGTCGGTGACGCTCTGCCAGGAAGGACGCCCGGACTCGGAGTTGGAGCTGTCGGCCGGCGCTCACCGCGTGGAGGGCGGCGACGCCGGACCCCTGACCCTCACCGACCTGACCCTGACCCGCGGGACCGTCACCGAACCCACCCCGGCGGGCCGCGACCTGAAGATCGACGACTGGCTCGGCGACCGCCGCGAGGTCACGGTCGGCTCGGGCGCGGCCACCTACCTGACGACGTACGAGAACTACAACGACGGCTGGAAGGCCACGCTGAACGGCAAGGAACTGTCGTCGGTACGGCTCGACGGCTGGCAGCAGGGCTGGCGCATCCCGGCCGGGGCCGGCGGCGCGGTCAAGCTGTCGTACGAACCGGCGGTGACCTACGACGGCGCCCTCATCGGCAGCGGTGTGGCGCTGCTGCTCCTGCTGGGCCTCGCCCTGTGGCGGCGCCGCGCCCCCAACCCCGACGAGCCACAGCCGGTGGCGCCGCCGCCGGGGCTGTGGCTGGGGACGGTCGCGCTGACGGTGGTGGGCGTGGTGATCGCCGGCTGGTTCGCCCTGCTCGTCCCGGCGCTGGCCCTGCTCGCCCACCGACGCCGTGCGTGGCTCGTCCCGATCGCGTTCGCGGCCCTCGCGGGGGCGGGGATCGCGGCGGCGACGGGTGCGGGCGAGCCGGTGGCCGCGGGCGAGGGGGCGTTCGGGCGGGCGGCCCAACTGCTGGCGCTGATCGGGTTGTTCGCGGCGGTGGTGAGCGTGCGCGAACCGGACGACGAGTCGGATGGCGAGTCGGAGGCGCCGACCCGGGTGCTGCCCAGGGTCGAGGGGGGAGAGAAGGCGTGA
- a CDS encoding Trm112 family protein, translating into MNPDDPLLRILACPLDKGPLHLVLPDGPAAPDEALYNPRLRRRYPIVDGIPQLLPSSGEQVSDDEHEDLLKRMARTEGTTGTTGTTGTTGTTGTVS; encoded by the coding sequence ATGAATCCCGACGACCCGCTGTTGCGGATATTGGCGTGCCCGCTCGACAAGGGTCCGCTGCACCTCGTCCTGCCGGACGGCCCGGCGGCACCGGACGAGGCCCTCTACAACCCGCGGCTGCGCCGCAGGTACCCGATCGTGGACGGCATCCCGCAGTTGCTGCCCTCGTCCGGGGAGCAGGTGTCGGACGACGAGCACGAGGACCTGCTCAAGCGGATGGCCCGGACCGAAGGAACGACGGGGACGACGGGGACCACGGGGACGACGGGGACGACGGGGACCGTGTCATGA
- a CDS encoding condensation protein, translated as MNVRTIPFPVVDEVARHCLQEEEPETVHIEVHLPGRLDPAGLRKAFHEALLRHPRILMREARGRWYRRRYEWELTERPDVEVVTFPAPGRDALRDARTRALTTAPPLTDSPPVRLEVVEGAGRAEGSEATDAVGSAAPAAGSRAAGAARVGAAAPRQRGQATPTPGQHQGTVLFLTVNHTALDGPACLRVLATAAEIYGGKDNSPTAPPTRTPEPQPASPDTPSNWSPPARVAPGTPEPSPGNGMLVTELPLPHRPKGAPYTVNDQLMVTTALTIAHWNREHGAHPRPLRITMPVDDRPRDLTMPIGNGTRLVEVPFAPAELTTSDMQRLLTRTATRTRALKSLPRPQLGHGAALLTAPVTPVAWRAALTRGLRRAAAPWTSTTLLSNIGRIPYPLDFGEEAGRAHAVWFSAPARMPRGLTVTTASTAGRLHLALRWSRSLLSHGDGAHLRDLFEHYLHTTDVEQS; from the coding sequence GTGAACGTGCGGACCATTCCGTTCCCGGTCGTGGACGAGGTCGCCCGGCACTGCCTCCAGGAGGAGGAACCGGAGACCGTCCACATCGAGGTCCACCTCCCGGGCCGGCTGGACCCGGCGGGCCTGCGCAAGGCCTTCCACGAGGCCCTGCTGCGCCACCCGCGCATCCTCATGCGGGAGGCGCGGGGGCGCTGGTACCGACGCCGCTACGAATGGGAACTGACCGAGCGCCCGGACGTGGAGGTGGTGACGTTCCCGGCACCGGGGAGGGACGCGCTGCGGGACGCGAGGACGCGCGCGCTGACGACCGCACCGCCGCTGACGGATTCGCCGCCGGTGCGGTTGGAGGTGGTGGAGGGGGCGGGCCGGGCGGAGGGCAGCGAGGCGACAGACGCGGTCGGCTCCGCTGCCCCAGCTGCGGGCAGTCGTGCCGCTGGGGCGGCACGGGTGGGCGCAGCGGCACCCCGCCAGCGCGGGCAAGCGACACCCACCCCCGGCCAGCACCAAGGCACGGTCCTGTTCCTCACCGTCAACCACACCGCCCTCGACGGCCCAGCCTGCCTCCGCGTCCTGGCCACCGCGGCCGAGATCTACGGCGGCAAGGACAACTCCCCCACCGCACCCCCCACCCGCACCCCCGAACCCCAACCCGCCTCCCCAGACACCCCTTCCAACTGGTCACCCCCCGCCCGAGTGGCCCCCGGCACCCCCGAACCCTCCCCCGGCAACGGCATGCTCGTCACCGAACTCCCCCTCCCCCACCGCCCCAAGGGCGCCCCCTACACCGTCAACGACCAGCTCATGGTCACCACGGCCCTGACGATCGCCCACTGGAACAGGGAACACGGCGCCCACCCCCGCCCCCTCCGCATCACGATGCCGGTGGACGACCGCCCCCGGGACCTCACCATGCCCATCGGCAACGGCACCCGCCTGGTGGAAGTCCCCTTCGCCCCAGCCGAGTTGACGACCTCCGACATGCAGCGCCTCCTCACCCGCACGGCCACCCGCACCCGAGCCCTGAAGTCCCTCCCCCGCCCCCAGCTCGGCCACGGAGCCGCCCTCCTCACCGCCCCCGTCACCCCCGTGGCGTGGCGCGCGGCGCTCACCCGCGGCCTGCGCCGCGCCGCCGCCCCCTGGACGTCCACGACCCTCCTCAGCAACATCGGCCGCATCCCGTACCCCCTGGACTTCGGCGAGGAGGCGGGCCGCGCGCACGCGGTGTGGTTCTCGGCGCCGGCCAGGATGCCCCGCGGCCTGACCGTCACCACCGCGTCCACGGCCGGCCGGCTGCACCTCGCCCTGCGCTGGTCGCGGTCCCTGCTCAGCCACGGCGACGGCGCCCATCTGCGCGACCTGTTCGAGCACTACTTGCACACCACGGACGTGGAGCAGTCATGA
- a CDS encoding class I SAM-dependent methyltransferase: MRVPRGWSRPRGGSRISDTAPRPSGGIKDPSFRRSLTLFRAFLHEQDDPEACYALLARDSVDQVEAYDGPVAGRTVVDVGGGSGCFTEEFRRRGAHAYLFEPDAAELGAKPPDGAVIADGYLLPLYDGVADVTFSSNVLEHVADPQTFVSELVRVTRPGGLIYLSFTNWLSPWGGHEWAPWHYLGAERARARYRRRTGRAAKHTLGENLFAVHIGPTLRQVRARDDVRVVSARSRYWPFLAETVVKAPGIREVATWNLLLILRRCPP; the protein is encoded by the coding sequence CTGCGGGTGCCTCGTGGCTGGTCGCGCCCACGCGGCGGTAGCCGCATATCAGATACAGCCCCGCGCCCCTCGGGCGGCATCAAGGACCCCTCGTTCAGACGCTCGCTCACCCTTTTTCGCGCTTTCCTCCATGAGCAGGACGACCCCGAGGCCTGCTACGCACTCCTGGCCCGCGACTCCGTCGATCAGGTCGAGGCCTACGACGGCCCCGTCGCCGGCCGGACCGTCGTCGACGTCGGGGGTGGCAGCGGGTGTTTCACCGAGGAGTTCCGGCGGCGCGGTGCCCACGCCTACCTCTTCGAGCCCGACGCGGCGGAGCTCGGGGCGAAGCCGCCCGACGGGGCCGTGATCGCCGACGGGTATCTGCTGCCGTTGTACGACGGGGTCGCGGACGTCACCTTCTCCTCCAACGTCCTCGAACACGTCGCCGATCCGCAGACCTTCGTCAGTGAGCTGGTGCGGGTGACGCGGCCCGGCGGGCTGATCTATCTGTCGTTCACCAACTGGCTGTCCCCGTGGGGTGGTCACGAGTGGGCGCCCTGGCACTATCTGGGCGCCGAGCGGGCGCGGGCCCGTTATCGGCGCCGTACCGGCAGGGCCGCGAAGCACACCCTCGGCGAGAACCTGTTCGCCGTGCACATCGGCCCCACCCTGCGGCAGGTGCGCGCCCGTGACGACGTCAGGGTCGTCTCGGCGCGCTCCCGCTACTGGCCGTTCCTCGCCGAGACCGTGGTGAAGGCGCCCGGGATCCGTGAGGTGGCCACCTGGAACCTCCTCCTCATCCTCCGGCGGTGTCCACCATGA
- a CDS encoding glycosyltransferase family 4 protein codes for MPQHVPSSLRATHPAASQHPSALPPPPRRIVFLAHRDLGNPAAGGSELLVDRLADGLTRLGHQVTLLCGGPASYRDYRVVSAGGELGHFLRARSAFSRQVGDCDLLVEVCNGMPYFAPVWHRGPTLCLVNHVHTDLWKMRFGGPMAPAARLGRRLEHWALTGAQHRSLLVAVSASTAQALRGIGVERDRIRVVHNGVEEPGPRADRSPEPLFVAVGRLVEYKRIDLLLRLWERVRPVTGGRLVIVGDGPERERLQQLAGPGVEFTGHVSEAEKHRLLCEAWMLMHPSAVEGWGLVVTEAATRETPTIAFDVPGLRDSVVDGETGVLARGESSFAAAWCTLALSGERRELMGKAAREHAARFRWERSVRQFRAVAAEAVRGWGP; via the coding sequence ATGCCCCAGCACGTGCCTTCGTCGCTGCGCGCCACGCACCCCGCGGCATCGCAGCACCCCTCGGCGCTCCCCCCACCTCCGCGCCGAATCGTTTTCCTCGCCCATCGCGACCTGGGCAACCCGGCCGCCGGGGGCTCCGAGCTCCTGGTCGACCGGCTCGCCGACGGCCTCACCCGGCTCGGTCACCAGGTCACCCTGCTGTGCGGCGGTCCCGCGTCGTACCGCGACTACCGGGTCGTCTCCGCGGGCGGCGAGCTCGGTCACTTTCTGCGCGCCCGCTCCGCCTTCTCCCGTCAGGTCGGCGACTGCGATCTGCTGGTCGAGGTCTGCAACGGGATGCCGTACTTCGCACCCGTCTGGCACCGCGGTCCCACGCTGTGCCTGGTCAACCACGTCCACACCGACCTGTGGAAGATGCGGTTCGGCGGCCCGATGGCCCCGGCCGCGCGGCTCGGCCGAAGACTCGAACACTGGGCGCTGACCGGTGCGCAGCACCGGAGTCTGCTGGTGGCCGTGTCGGCGTCGACCGCGCAGGCGCTCCGCGGGATCGGCGTGGAACGTGATCGTATCCGTGTCGTCCACAACGGAGTCGAGGAGCCGGGGCCACGGGCGGACCGGTCGCCCGAGCCGTTGTTCGTCGCCGTCGGCCGGCTGGTCGAGTACAAGCGGATCGATCTGCTGTTGCGGCTGTGGGAGCGGGTGCGTCCCGTGACCGGCGGGCGGCTCGTCATCGTCGGGGACGGCCCTGAACGGGAGAGACTCCAGCAACTCGCCGGGCCTGGTGTGGAGTTCACGGGCCATGTCTCGGAGGCCGAGAAGCACCGGCTGCTGTGCGAGGCGTGGATGCTGATGCATCCGTCGGCGGTGGAGGGGTGGGGGCTGGTCGTGACCGAGGCCGCCACGCGCGAGACGCCGACGATCGCCTTCGACGTGCCCGGCCTTCGGGATTCCGTCGTGGACGGGGAGACGGGTGTGCTGGCGCGAGGGGAGTCGTCCTTCGCCGCCGCCTGGTGCACGCTCGCGTTGTCCGGTGAGCGGCGGGAGTTGATGGGCAAGGCCGCTCGGGAGCATGCGGCTCGTTTTCGCTGGGAGCGGTCCGTGAGACAGTTCCGGGCCGTTGCCGCGGAGGCGGTGAGGGGCTGGGGGCCGTGA